The window GAAAAATCCTGTTGAGTTTGCTGGCTTTACACTTGTGTTTTTCTTGATTAATGTTGCGATCGCCAGAGTTAGCCAGTCCATTACTCTCGAAGGGTTCATCAGCCTCTTCATTTCTGCTCCCTTAAATGCAGGATTTTTAATCGTGGCATTTAAGCTTCTGAAAAATCGCGCTACAACGTTTGGTGATTTCTTCAGGGGGTTCAATAACTACCTGCCGCTTCTCCTGGTCAGCCTCGTTTCTAGCCTAATGATTGGCATTGGGTTATTACTGTTCCTCGTTCCTGGTATTTACCTCGCAGTCGCCTATATCTTTGCACTGCCCTTAGTACTCGAAAGAAAGATGAATTTCTGGGTTGGAATGGAGTTTAGCCGCAAGCTAGTCTCTAAGAATTGGTTGTCTTTCCTGAGTTTTTCTTTTGTGTTGTTACTACTAAATCTAGCGGGTGTTTTGCTGCTAGGTGTGGGCCTGCTCGTGACGATTCCGGTCAGTGCTTGTGCGATCGCTGCCGCCTATGAAGATATTGTGGGCTTAGCACCTAGCAGTTCTGATTTTGAAGGCGGGGTTAGTGCATAAGTGCTTTGGCTAGGCAAATCTGCTTAAAGAAGGCGAATGTTTTTTGACCAATCGCCTTCTTTATCTACACCACTCGATGGCAGATTTCAATTTTCTCTTACTGTCAGTTCAATGCCAATAATGGTAGAAAAGCTATGAACGTTAATTCGCAGACTGATGTTTTTGATGTCATCATCGTTGGTGGTGGCCCAGCAGGTTTGACTGCCGCCTTGATGCTCGGACGAGCCTGCAAGCGGGTCTTGGTCTGTGATGCTGGAAGGCCACGCAATCAAGTTGCTCATGCCGCCCATGGTTTCTTTTCTAGAGATGGAATTTCACCTACAGAACTGCTGCAAATTGGACGAGAGCAACTGCAGCCGTATGAGGAGGTTGAAATTCAAGTGGGCGAAGTGGTCGATGCTCAAAAACTAGGCGATCGCTTTCAAGTGACCCTGAGTAATGGCAACCAGTTTGTCAGTCGCAAGCTACTGCTGGCTACGGGTATGAAAGATTCACTTCCGGCAATTGACGGGTTTGCAGAACTCTGGGGTAGCAGTATTTTCCACTGTCCTTACTGTCATGGGTGGGAAGTGCGAGGTCAGCCTTTAGCAATCTATGGCAAAGGCAAGATCGCACTTGAAATGACATTCATGCTGACCAGCTGGAGCCGCGATTTAGTGATCTGTTCAGATGGTCCTGCTGAATTAACCTATGAGCAACGACAGCAGTTGTCAAATTGGGGAGTTCAGCTCCGCGAAGAAAAAATTGCCCGACTCGAATATCAAGACGACAAACTGACAGGAATCGTCTTCACAAACAATGAGGTGCTGCCCCGTCGCGGTATATTGCTGCGCCCTCCATCTCATCAGCACAGCTATCTAGCCACAAAGTTAGGCTATATCCCTGGCAGCGATGACATTGTACAAGTGGATGAGAGTAAGCAAACCTCGATTCCAGGGCTCTATGCGGTGGGCGATATGTCTAGCCCTTATTCACAGATCGCCGTAGCTGTCGCAAGTGGGACGCTCGCTGCTGTTTCTATCAATCACACTTTGACTGAAGAAAATTTGGTTCATCTCAGCTTATCTCAGTGCTTAACGCAGGGAACTTGAGTGTTCTGAATTGGGGTCCCGCTGAATAATGGGACCAACGGACAAGCACTAAGCCCTCTTTCGATAGCGAGAAAACAAACATGAACGTGCCTCCCCTTAGAAGCGGCAGCCGCTTGCTTTTGATCGCCGGACTCTTTTTAGGAACCACTCTAATCACTTCATTAGGAGCTGTCATGAACACCACAAGCGCACAAAACATCAAACCCACCATCGTTCTCGTTCACGGTGCATTCGCCGAGTCGTCTAGCTGGAATGGCGTCTTGACCCAGCTCAACGAGAAAGGTTACCCAACCGTTGCTGTAGCCAATCCTCTACGCAGCGTGAAGAGCGATGCGGACTATGTTGCCAGTGTCCTCAAGAGCATCGAGGGGCCCACAGTGTTGGTCGGACACTCCTATGGCGGTGCCGTCATCACTAACGTGGTCGGCAACGAGAATGTGAAGGCACTCGTCTACGTTGCGGCTTTTGCCCCAGATGCCGGTGAGACGGCCGTCGAACTCTCAGGACGTTATCCTGGCAGCACCCTCGGGCCTGCGCTAGCACCACCCGTTGCCACTCCGGATGGCGGCAACGATCTCTATATTCAGCAAGACAAGTTCCACGCTCAGTTTGCGGCGGATGTGCCGGCCGCCGCTGCACAGCTAATGGCTAGCACCCAGCGACCGATCACAGAAGCTGCTCTTAACGAAGCCTCGGGTACACCGGCTTGGCAGTCCATCCCGTCCTGGTTCATCTATGGCGATCGCGACTTGAATATTCCGGCAGCCGCCCTCGCGTTCATGGCGGAGCGCGCCAACTCCAAGGAAACGGTGGTCGTCAGTGGCGCATCCCATGTCGTGATGGTTTCTCATCCAGATGCCGTCGCCAGACTCATAGAGCACGCTGTAACAGCTGAGTAGAGAAAGTAGCAGATCAATGGTTAAGGCTGTTTCACCTTAATCATTGACCTATTTTGCAATCCACCCCAAACAGGTACCACGATGAATGTTTTAGTAATTGGAGCAGCGGGCAAGACGGGAAGACAGGTAGTAGACCAGGCCGTTGCCGCTGGCCACAGCGTGACGGCCTTTGTCCGCGATAGTGCCCGATACAACGCTCCACCCAATGTTCGTGTTCTCACTGGGGATGCAACCGATCAAGCGACAATAGCCCACGCAACAGCCGGTCAGGACGCTGTGATCGATACCGTCGGCGGCAAAACACCGTGGCGGAAGACGGCGATCGAACAACAGGTTGCTCGCGCCGTCGTCGCAGCCGCCAAGCAGCACGGCACAAGCCGAATCATCGCGATCTCA of the Nodosilinea sp. FACHB-141 genome contains:
- a CDS encoding alpha/beta fold hydrolase: MNTTSAQNIKPTIVLVHGAFAESSSWNGVLTQLNEKGYPTVAVANPLRSVKSDADYVASVLKSIEGPTVLVGHSYGGAVITNVVGNENVKALVYVAAFAPDAGETAVELSGRYPGSTLGPALAPPVATPDGGNDLYIQQDKFHAQFAADVPAAAAQLMASTQRPITEAALNEASGTPAWQSIPSWFIYGDRDLNIPAAALAFMAERANSKETVVVSGASHVVMVSHPDAVARLIEHAVTAE
- a CDS encoding NAD(P)/FAD-dependent oxidoreductase, coding for MNVNSQTDVFDVIIVGGGPAGLTAALMLGRACKRVLVCDAGRPRNQVAHAAHGFFSRDGISPTELLQIGREQLQPYEEVEIQVGEVVDAQKLGDRFQVTLSNGNQFVSRKLLLATGMKDSLPAIDGFAELWGSSIFHCPYCHGWEVRGQPLAIYGKGKIALEMTFMLTSWSRDLVICSDGPAELTYEQRQQLSNWGVQLREEKIARLEYQDDKLTGIVFTNNEVLPRRGILLRPPSHQHSYLATKLGYIPGSDDIVQVDESKQTSIPGLYAVGDMSSPYSQIAVAVASGTLAAVSINHTLTEENLVHLSLSQCLTQGT
- a CDS encoding NAD(P)-dependent oxidoreductase, with amino-acid sequence MNVLVIGAAGKTGRQVVDQAVAAGHSVTAFVRDSARYNAPPNVRVLTGDATDQATIAHATAGQDAVIDTVGGKTPWRKTAIEQQVARAVVAAAKQHGTSRIIAISALGVGDSKAQASLPFRLLLLPTFLRGSTADKTAMEQAIAQAEVPYVLVRPAVLNDQPAVGSVRVLAGVEKGRQISRADLAAFVVEQLVTDTYVNRAVTIANR